A single genomic interval of Gouania willdenowi chromosome 10, fGouWil2.1, whole genome shotgun sequence harbors:
- the tsc22d3 gene encoding TSC22 domain family protein 3 isoform X2, translating into MSTEMFGKSPMEVAVYQLHNFSISFFSSLLGGDIVSVKLDNSASGASVVAIDNKIEQAMDLVKNHLMYAVREEVEILKEQIKELAEKNNQLEKENYLLKNLASPEQLEKFQSRIPADALLDNQGLQVLPDQHHHQQTCSSGSAV; encoded by the exons ATGAGCACGGAGATGTTCGGTAAAAGCCCAATGGAGGTGGCCGTCTACCAGTTGCATAACTTCTCCATCTCTTTCTTCTCCTCACTGCTCGGAGGAGACATTGTCTCCGTCAAACTTGACAACAG tGCCTCTGGTGCTAGCGTGGTTGCCATTGACAACAAGATTGAGCAAGCAATG GACCTGGTGAAGAACCACCTGATGTATGCTGTGCGTGAGGAGGTGGAGATCCTCAAAGAGCAGATCAAAGAGCTGGCAGAGAAGAACAACCAGCTGGAGAAGGAGAACTACCTCCTGAAGAACTTGGCCAGTCCAGAACAACTGGAGAAGTTCCAGTCGCGGATCCCAGCGGATGCTCTACTGGACAATCAAGGCCTGCAGGTGCTCCCAGACCAGCACCATCACCAGCAGACCTGCAGCAGCGGCTCTGCTGTGTAA